The genomic stretch ATGTGCTTATTATATAGAGCATGCTCTCTCTAAATAGTATGAGACATtttggggtaaacccaataataaaaaccATGCAGACTTGTCCCAAAGcagacaatatcatatcatttagggTAGAGTGTTACACTATTCTAATCAAACCTGACAAAATAGGCTATTCGTTCAGAATCTTCATCCTAATGAAATGTCACTCCCAAAAGTCATCCAAACCTGATAATTTGCAAAACAACGAAGTGTTTCATAGATGGAAAAGTAAATGCGTAAGTCCTAAATTGCTCATAACAAAAGGTTGAAGTGTTTATTACCCAATCAGAATATGATTCACGAAATGtatgatatgtgtgtttttagGGACATGCAAAATCTTATCTCTAAGGTCGTTTAGGAATATGCCTTCTTCCCCCATCTCATTCATATATTCATTCCTTGATTTAACTATTGGGATAGTCTTTGTCCCCAGCTACCGTTCTTTACAATCCAAGACTTAAATTAACAACTCTTTATAAGTCAAATTTGCATCGATTTGCAGCAGTTTAAAGTTCACTATGTGCAATGGGTTATGCACATATTTTTGCAATGTAAAGACATGGAATGCATTGTGTACTTTGGCAAAGTCTGGCTGTAATCCAATTCTGTAAGCTACCAAACCAATGATTTCGATTACCTCAAATGTTCTGATATACCTCCGGTTCAGCTTGCCTTTCTTGCCAAACTACATCACTCCTTTCATTGGTGAGACTCTAAGGAACACTTGGTCACCGATTTTGAATTCTAGCTTACAATGATGCTTGTCTGCATAACTTTTATGTAGAACTTTGAATTCTTTTGTGTCTTGCACCAAATTTGGTCCCAATAATTTTCGTTCGTCGACTTCATCCCAGTACAATGCCGATTTTTGCTTGCGTTCATAGAACGCCTCAAATGGTGCCATGCCAATAGTTGCTTGATAAAGGTATGAATTAATGAATCCAATTACATTTGAAGTCAAGCATGAACATTCTCAGCATGTCCTCCAAATTCTGGATATTCTTTTTTGATTGACCATCCGTCTATCGGTGATATGTTGTGCTAAAGTTCATTTTTGTTCTCATGGCCCCGTGTAAACTTATCCAAAACCTCAACGTAAACTAAGGATCTCGATCTAAAACTACGATAGAAAGCACTCCATGCAACATGACTATTTCTTGCACATAAAATTATGTCAAGGGTCCCTTCCACAAAAGATTGAGCATGGAACGTTTAAGGTTATTCCTCTCGAAGAAATCATGAACGAAGGTAGGAGCGAATGGAAAAAAGACTCTAGTAGCCTAGTAGATGTATCTTTTTGTTTATTAGATTTGGATTTGTCGATGTCTCACCCAATAGTAATTGCAAGTATCCCATtaaaagaatgactattccattcCAAAAGTTACTTCATATACCAAACTTGGCCTTGGCTTGCTAAAGTTTAAAAGAGAGAATCCTACTATTAATAGGAAGATAATTCTAACAAAAGATTCGACTTGATGATGCCAAAAGTTAATAGGAAGATAATTCTGTGCATTCAAAAGCCCCAcagaaaaagaatagaaaataaataaataaataaagaaatctgTGACCTACTGAATCCTATTATTCACACCAAAAGTCTTTTGTCATGATGATATCACACAGCCACAACAAAATAGATAACGGCGGAGCTTTGAatttgcaaaaaagaaaaaagaaatcgttaaaaataagataacggcataattttttatttctttttgaaaaaatataaaatataaaaataagaaaagatggataatgaaaaggaaaaaagaaaaagaagcaatcccACTGAAAAACCTTATCCGTCTACAAAAAGTTGAACACTCTGAGCCTGAGGCGTACTTGCAGAGCAGATTGTGTCACCGCCTGCCTCACGTGAGACAAATTTAAGAACCTCTAAAGGATTACAATCCTTATTAAAGCCTAAGCATAATACTCATTTGCTAAtcatttctctcttcttcttttttttttttttcgttttttctttttgtttgagttGCTAATCATTTTCAATAATAGAAagaatctctcttttttctgagcattaaaaaaattagaaagaaaaaaaaaaattttgagatacCAAAACTATTGCTTAAGAAAATGTTTAGAGTAACAGCTATCTTCAGTAATACTAGAAGTCACTCTAAAagtgatgtgtcttttaaaattaccattagacttatgattaattattattaaattttaatctaatgataattttaaaagccatatttTTCATGGAGTAATACAATAGCGACTTTTACTCAACTATATTTGTTAACTTGTTTTGgggtcttttttatttttcgttttaattttttttttataatgatataaaaggtaaaaattgtttttttttttttttgtgtttttagaagtattttatgtttagattgtttattaatgtttttgttctaagataagaaaacaaaatttttaaaaaacgggCAAATTTTACTATAGTTCTCTTACAAACCCACATAATAATCTATATTTTACCGGAATGAGTGTCATATGGACTATAGACACTTTAGTTGTTAACATAATAATAAGTGTCATGTGAATTATTATGTCAGTTTGTAAACGTAGTAATCGTCTATATTTTAGTAGAGtaagattctctccatttcatttataGAAAATATTTAAAGTTATTGGGTCTAACTTGTGTATATGAAGTTAACATTGAcatgtctttttaaaaaaaattagataatgTGATACGATTAGATACATAAACTTTAAAACccaatcataaaataaataatcaataattattatcttattttagTGGGTGACGCGATAAATATCCGTAAGATTTTTATAAAAGATATTCTATCCTTAGCCTCACTCATTTGCTTAAAAATGTCAATTATATAAAACTAGACAGATTTCTAATCCCATGGTTTCTGTTCAGAAATCCAGAGAGACATAAGACAAAACAGCAGAGTACTTTAGCTTTGGGTTTGGTTTATTGGAATTTCAAACGCAAACCCTTTGGCTTGGTGAAGGGAATTCTACTAAAACAACctcaaataataaattaaagagaaaatgtCAGATTCAGCAGAGACAAACCCTAAAGCTCCCAATCACCCAAGCCCAATTCCAAAGCAATCAAAGAGGGTGGCCAGAGCAAGACCTTTGAGCCTCCCAGACATATTCTTCAAAGACCAGGAAGCTTTCAAGCATGCTATTCTCCAGATGCAGCTCCACCAACCCAACCACCAATTCCCGCTCGCCACGTCGCCGTCTCCTTCCTCCCCAACAACCTCCTGCTCGTCCTCTAACACCGACCTCACCGCCCTCTCCCTAGACCCGCCTGCACCCGATCCCACCTCCCTCCTCTCCGACACTCTTCTGTTGCACATCTTCTCAAAGCTTACCGTCTCACAATACCATTCCAATTCTTTGGTCTGCAAGCGCTGGTTGTTCCTTCACGGTCGCTTGGTGCAATCGCTCAAGCTCTTGGACTGGGGGTTTCTCGACTCGGGTCGGATTTTTCGCCGGTTCGCCAACGTCTCGGACGTCGATATCGTCCGCGCCTGCATCAGGTCGCGCCGAAACTCCGGTATTCTCGTGACCCACAAGGCCGTTTCGGTCCACGTCGATTCGAACTTCTCCGGAAATGGGTTTATCGGGGCGGCCGATTTCTTGCCGACCCGGGTTATTGACCAGGGGCTCAAGTCGCTGGCCGAGTCGTACCCGAATCTCCGGAGATTGGTGGCTATCGGAGCGAGCGAAGATGGGTTGTCGTGGGTGACCAAGGAGTGTCAGATACTGCAGGAATTGGAGCTCCATTGTTGTGGGGATTTGAGCTTGAGAGGGATTTCGGGGTGTACGAACTTGCAGATTGTGAAATTAGTCGGTTGGGTGGATGGATTTTACGGCTCGGTGGTATCGGATATCGGGTTGACGATATTGGCGCAAGGGTGTAGGCGGTTGGTGAGACTTGAGCTGTGCGGTTGCGAGGGAAGCTACGACGGGATCAAGGCGATCGGGCAGTGCTGCCAGATGCTCGAGGAAATGATCCTGAGAGATCACAGGATGGATGCGGGGTGGTTGGCCGCTTTGTCGTATTGTGGGAATTTGAAGACTTTAAAGCTGCAGTCGTGCAGGAGCATCGACTCGAGCCCTGGCCCAGACGAGCATCTGGGGTTGTGTCGGACGCTGGAAGGCTTGCATTTGCAGCGGTGTCAAATGCGGCCACGGGATCAGCACGGCGTGAGAGCGCTGTTTTTGGTGTGTAGGGAGGTTAGGGAAATTGTGTTGCAGGATTGTTGGGGGTTGGAGAATGATGTTTTCGGCTTTGCTGGTATTTGTAGGTATGAGCTCTCTTTGTCATTGTGTTGTACAGATTTATTACAATTATGGAGTACACTTTTAATGTCTTTTAGTGTCGTATGGTGATTGCGCATGTTGTTTTGAGTTGAAGAGAAAGTAGCTGTTACTACTGTATGACTAACAAATTTCTTGTATTAGTTAGACATTATATGCACtcaaaagtgagaaaaatatacattgagaatcaaataaaaaataaaaaataaaaaaaaatactcagtGCTGCtcattagtttttattttagtaccttaagaaaaaacaaaacaaaacaacagtAGTCTTTCCTTTGGAAAATATTCTTGTTAATATGAACAATATTTTTATGACTCTATTTGTTTGCCATGGACATTTAAAGCTACCTGGCTATGTACTTGTGGATGAAATTGAGAGTCGATATGAGGTGAACTAAAAAAGCAGCCATTAGGAGATGTTAGGAATTCTTTGAAATCAGTATTTGTGAGtcgtaatttttatttaaaaaattgttatatcCTCTGACTGAATCACTAGTATTACTTtttccaaaacataaaaactaaaAGTGATTTGAGAAAGCCGCTTTCAAAGAAATAAGGTGCAGTGAAAGTTTATGCATTGTTGAGGAGAGCTCCTTGGGGTCTGAATACACAATAAATGTGATTCAATCCTGAAATGAGAAGGCCATGATAATGAGGTCAATTGTTGAACGAAATTACTTATTAGGTGCCCCGGCTTATTAATATGAACGGTTTAGTAACCTAAGAAATATTTGTTGTCTAGAGCATGTCTTTTAGATATTCCAAACCAGTAGAGCATATGTAAGAACCCAAGGTATCACTGATTCCTCTGTAAGTTGAAGGGCTCCAACTTAGTGGCTAAAACTTAAAGATAccatattatttgaaaaatccCAACATGATCCTTTAACCAAGTGTGAGCtaaggaagaaaatttattgGGGTTTACATCTTTCCTTGAGTTACCCTATCTTCTTTTATGGTATTCCAATTTCTTTATACAAGAAGATCTCTAAGTTTGATGTGTGTCCTTGCACTGGGTTTTCCCTAAAGCAAAtcagaaaacatgtgagagattCAGATGAGTCTGAACCAATGTTGAATCAAAACATGTTATGGCCATGGTTTCCCCACAGCTGGAAATGCATGTAAGGTAATGGTCAAAATGCAGGACCTTTCTTCCCCATGGATGTTATGAACAGAACAGATACAGTAGTTTAgtataaaagaataatgaaatTGACATAGTAAGTTCTTAAATAAGTGAAATTCTTTTACGGAAGGTGTATCAGTTTGCCAGATGACTATGTTTATAAGATCCATAGAGATCAGTAAACTAGAGAACTAGAAGTTTGCAATTTAAAGGTTTTATCAATGTGAATGCATAAGAAAGTATCAATTTCAAGAAGAACGATGTAAAGTTAGTTGTGATGTTCCAAATAAGTGTTCTCTAGATGTTTTATTACAAAAGGAGGACTTATCTATAGTTTTTTGAAGGCtgctggatttttttttttttttttaaattagtaatcaagatatcattaaaaacgtAAGCGTACCCACGTACACAGGAGAAGGCTGCTGGAAATTGAGATGTGATAAAAATATCTGCATAATTCACTTCTTGGAAAGTTTAATTCAGATTCTCAAGAAATCAAGATAACACTGCCTGTCAAGCCAGTGGTCTTTGGATTGAAATGGTATCTCCACCCCCCATGAATCTAGTTGAAAAATGAAGTCACACGTTCAAACCCGTAAAGTAACTTGACTTATAGTTTtctatcaaaagaaaagaaaattacatttCCTGCAATCAACGCTAGAAATTATAAATGTCCTAATATCTGTATGCGCTATGTCTGAATATTATGCAAAGCTCTATGGGGATTGGGGGTTAAAGAAATGGCTTCAATGACAATTTCCACAGTAATCCATATTCTTGCAATTGTATTTGAGGCCtttggaattattattattttttggtagtGCTTTTCTTTAACATCAGTGTTCTTTATGAATACAGATGGAAAATGGAATGTGTGTTGTGTGCGCACACTTGCGTGTTTTTCTTTCATACAAATCTAAGTTTTCTTGTAAGCTGTTTAGTTTATGCTCTTCATCTTCTGGCTTTGAAGAATTCTTTGTTTGAGGCCATAAATAAGGCCCATATGAACTTGTCAACCTTTACATTCATGATAACGGCTCCTCTTTATATGGATGGTCTCCATCATTTTAGGATTTGGCAAGGTGTACTTTTACCATGGCTAGTGGGATACAGCATTTTGATACATTGTCTAATGAGGAACTAATAGCTGCCTATTTGAAATCTTGTATATTATAGCCAAATATTGTTGATTTGAaggtttgaatgaaaaatttaCTTTTCTCCTTGCCTAGGGGGGTGAAGGTGCTTTCTTTGGAAGGATGCTCATTGCTGACAGTGGAAGGTTTGGAGTTGGTAATCCTTTCTTGGAAGGAGCTTCAAAGACTTAGAGTAATATCATGTAACAAAATAAAGGACAGTGAAGTGACTCCTGACCTCGCAGCCTTGTTCTCTGTTcttaaagaattaaaatggcgACCAGATTCCAGGTCTCTCCTCCAATCAAGTCTTGCTGAGACTGGTTTGGGAAAGAAAGGCGGTCGTTTTTTCAGGACTTTTAAGGTATGACCTTGCTACTTCCTTCTTAGAATCTGTGCTTCAATCAGTGAAACTCAGATGATTTACATGGCATCGGCACTACAACACACTCCCCGCTACGTTGTCGACTTTGTAGTCATTATCTTGTCTAATTCGGAGGTTTATCATCATGATAACAGAAGATGATTTGCTTTCTTGCTTACAGCGCCCTGCCAAAGGGGGCACGTCCTTCGAAGCGTTCTAATCCCTCACCACTTTAGTTGTAAATGGGATATAACCAGCTTGACCAAATTTTGGTGTCAAGTTAAAACTGTAATGTTCTAGGTTGATGCCCAGCACAGCTTCCCTAATGTTCAACAAGGTTAGAAATGCTAATTTTGTTATGTTGGGTAGTTGAACTGACTTGGTAGGCGTTAGCATAAGCAAAGACATTTAGTACAGTTTTTTCACATCTGGATATGTAGCCTCTATTCTTCTACCACAAAGTTATAGTGAAAAACTTTCTGCAGTTTGAATATGCAGAGGATCCTTTGTCTTTTCATGAGTTTACGTTGGGTATTTTCTTCAACAAAGCAGAGGTTCATCTGACTAATGCCTgccaatttcaaacaaattacTACACATGGAAGTGACGCATGTTTATTGAAATTGCTGTGTAGATTTTTGGCTTGTTCTATACATGCTATCCATGCATGCTCAGATGACAGAGCACTTGTACACATTGATATTGCaggtttttctcttgtatatgaCATATGGATGGACAAATAAACAGGCTGGAGGTTTTGGCTTTTATTTACTCCATCTGCAAAGAATTGTCTCTCTCTTCGTTGGAGTAGAGAGTTAGATTAagaacatgtttgagattgtatttgaaaaataaagcttttaagtcaaaaagtgattttagacaaaagcttcatttttaagcttttgccaaaaatacgtttggtcatttttaggctttttgaacccttaaaagtacttttaatcttttttaccaaacggtttttttttttttcaaactgattttttgagtgttaaatgcacttttagtcCCCACAAATacacccaaacaagccctaacaAGCCCTAAGGATATGTTTGGTGTGCTGTGTGTGCATAATAGACCCTCTAAATATTTCATTGTTTGGTTGGTTTTGTATACCTGTGAgtattatatttgttttgttgtaaattaaaattgtattataagggtgttttgagaaatttaattataatatgattCTATTTACTAGTATATTGCACTATAGCAAACAATTGAATATAAATAACTATTACTATTTCAATAGCTATTTTATTCTGTCTTCTTCATTTttgataatagtttttttttttttttttttttttttttttttcaatacaatagtaatttaacataccAAGCATGCCCTGAGGGTTAATGGTTTTAAACTTCATTGCAAAGGGTGAGATTATGGTTCAATTCAATTCAGAAATTGATGTACATGAAACTTGTAAAATGCCCACTCTTGTGCCACAAAATCCAGGCTACAATCTCTCATCATTCTTGAAAGAGACTCTCCGAATGAGAGATCAGATTATCATAAATAGACATTCTTATCATTCTATCTAtaaagaggaatgatagggacccaacttttttgcccaacaaaagtccaacttttgccttatttttttttaaaaaataaaataaaataaaaaatggaaaaaatgtttaaagcaaccctatctattttttgtctttcttttatttggtattttttttcataataatgtcatttttttaagaaaatgtcattattatgaagaaaaatactatttttcatttttaaaaaaatactaaataaaagaaatgccaaaaatagatagggttgcttcagacattttttccatttttcattttggtttttttagaaaaaaaaataaaaggtaaaagttggacttttgttgggcaaaaaagttgggcctttagcatttctcatctaTAAATACTAAGAAAATACCCAAAACAATTAAAGCAACAACTTACAACCGACTTAAcctattattatattaatagaTAGCAAGAAGTTCCTCCCCAATCCCAATCGTGTCTCTTATATCTCAATCTCAACCGGGATACTTGTTTGCCTAATTTCTTGATGTTTGTTCTTACTTTTGCACAATATTGTTCGTTTTGAGTCTATTTTTTGGGAGCCCACCCATTTTTGGgtttatgtgtttttttccttaagatctattttcttttcctttcggATCAAGAACGGCAAGAATCTTCTCTTGTAACCATTTTTCTTAATcaattagaataataataataataataataataataataataataaattgttaAATTGGTTCCTGATTCAGCCACTTCAATGGTTGAATTTTGGGTGGTCAGTCATGgagtccaatttttttttttttctttactatttttagagtaaatttATAGTTACACTTGTTATTGTTTTACCtcttatttatcttttatacaattctttttcaaatttacggTTAGATTTGTAGGACTCACATGTAagtcttacaaattcaatggtagattttaaacaaaatatatggaTAAAgttagaaagagaaagaaaaataacatttctcttacaATTAATAATGATCATGTCGGAAAAATAGCCAGAATTTATAAAGAATTATTTGTTACATAGGcattaagaaattatttgtcaCTCTTTTGAATAGGGGTGTCAAGGNNNNNNNNNNNNNNNNNNNNtttttttgacacccctactatAACCATTAACTATTTAACCGTTAACTGTAATCACCTTGACACTCCTACCTTGACACTCCTACTTTTGAATCCACGTCAAATTATTAGTCACAACCTTAAATCAGGAACACCAAtttagctttctttcttttcttttttttttctaaaaggaaTAAAAGGTCTTTGTAGACTTGTTCAAGTTATAGTCTTACGTGGCAGAAACCCATTGGTTGAGTAGTCGTCGACACAAAACACGTTGGTATAAAAATCGTCAAAGGAAAGAATCGGTGCATTCATCCCAAGCAGAGTCAAAAGCCGTTCTCTCTTCTTCAAAGGCGGCCGAGTTCCGAATCACTGAGTCGACTCAGGCGagttttctctccctcttttggCATTTGCTATTCAAATCTCATGCATGTAGAATTTTTGATTCCCGATTATTTTGAATATGTATCCGATGCGCGCGGTTATAGATCCGATCTATGGCATGAAATCTTCAATCTCTTCTGGGATCTTGTTTGAGATTTGGCTTTTCGTGCACTTTCGTTCCAGATCCAACTTTTCTAGTGCGATTTGGAGATCTAGGGCTTTAGAATTAGCTAGATAGGAATGTTTTATGTTGAATAtgtttgcttcttcttcttctggtctattttctaaaatattttcgtTGTTGATGGATTCTATTGCAATTCTCTTTAAATTCGTtgctattttgatttttaatcaatttttgttttatcattgTTTGGAATTTCGTGTAAACCAAGCGATTCATCGCTTTTTGCATGCAAAAGCAATTTGTTGGCGTTATTTTTCTTAAACTGATTCAAATTTTGTACATACATGAATAAATGTTTGAGTTGTATGTGATCGATATCCAATTGCGAGGCTTGTtgttgtttaaaaaatataaataaattattcaacCCTAGATTTAGAAATTTAGGTTCTTTTGGTGCAACTGGCATGGTATATTAGAGTAAATTCTCCCCTTTCTGGTAATATTTTCTTGGTTTCTCACTAAGCATGTTTTAATTTTGTGGAAGATTCagtgaaaaatgagaaaatgtcTTCCATTTGAAAACTGTTCTGCATGCGTAGtcagagttgagtttttttCGCAGCATTTTTCAAAAGCTTTGAAGCATTCTATGGTTGAATAATATATGCACCAATTTGTACAAATAGTGTACTTGTAATTTTGAGAATTAATTGTAATCACTGAAAAgaatgacaaaacaaaaaaaagaaacaaagccAATATTATCAATTTGCAGTATTACATTGGTTTGGGTTGCCAAAAGACTGCTTGCACTTGAAGATTCCGTTGCAAAATACTGAAAGAAATAGCAAACTGCTCTCTATTATGCTCATGCTTGACTGAGCAATGCTGCGATTGTTTTCAGAGTATTTTAGCCTATATAACTTGTGTAGCTCCGTTTGTGAGATATTGAAGATCTCGCTAAATCTTTCGAATGACTCTTGCAGAAATGGCGTTGGGCGGACCAGCTCCCCCTAGGGGAAGTGCAGCAGCTACTGCAAGCATGCGCAGGAGGAGGACCACAACTGGTGGGGCCTCCGGAGGGGCAGCCGGGACTATGCTCCAGTTTTACACGGATGACGCCCCAGGCCTCAAGATCTCTCCGAATGTTGTCCTTGTCATGAGCATTGGCTTCATTGCCTTCGTTGCCATCCTTCATGTCATGGGTAAACTGTACTTTGTGAAAAGAGAGGCATAGTAGGGCACTGACCAAAATGATAGAGAATTCAATGTGGtgaattttgggttttgaacGAATAAGTAGTTATGTTAAGTGATGAAAGGTTGACCTTTCAATTTATTAACTTCTTTAATGGTTGAAACAGCTGTAGTTTGTCTTTGTTTCTGTTTATTAGAGGCAAAGGTTTCTGCAACATTCTGCTGGTGTTAACGTCACTTGTCCTTTAAAATGAGAATACAGTCATTGCAAAGCATTCATTTTCATTGCTACTATTGATTGGCATCATATGCTTAAGCATAGTTGGGTTATGCGAATATGATTTACATttgaagagtaatgttatttagtaaattgttatacaattTGATGATATATGTCATTCTAATTATATGACGTTGTATAGCAGTACTCTGTTAATTGAGGAAAAATTTTGCACTTCTACAACATTATTAGtggtgtgatatatatatatatattaggtcaTGGTTATTGATAGCCACTTATGGCTGCCATGTTTATTTTCAGAATCTATTCTTTATGTACTTAATGTTGTGAAGATGACAAGCTGAAATGAGGGTTGCCCTCATCATGGCAACATTGCTTCAACTGACCTTAGATGTCGCTTGAAGCATTTGCCGTTTTTTACCAGCAACCTTTGATCTGATTGGCAAAAATGGCCCCAATACCCATTAGAAGAGGATCAAGTGTAATGTTTTCCTGCTAATGCGAAAAAAATGAGAGGTAAAGTATTAATGTGCAACCTCTCTCTTTACTAGAAGACGAAGTATCAATCGAAAGCATCTTCTTGAAATTATAGATCACTTCcatgaaaaatgtaaaaataaaagtcaTGCACTGTTAGAATTTGCAATTGGCATGTTACATGTTGAGCAAAGATAGAAAAT from Corylus avellana chromosome ca1, CavTom2PMs-1.0 encodes the following:
- the LOC132167829 gene encoding F-box protein At5g51370-like — encoded protein: MSDSAETNPKAPNHPSPIPKQSKRVARARPLSLPDIFFKDQEAFKHAILQMQLHQPNHQFPLATSPSPSSPTTSCSSSNTDLTALSLDPPAPDPTSLLSDTLLLHIFSKLTVSQYHSNSLVCKRWLFLHGRLVQSLKLLDWGFLDSGRIFRRFANVSDVDIVRACIRSRRNSGILVTHKAVSVHVDSNFSGNGFIGAADFLPTRVIDQGLKSLAESYPNLRRLVAIGASEDGLSWVTKECQILQELELHCCGDLSLRGISGCTNLQIVKLVGWVDGFYGSVVSDIGLTILAQGCRRLVRLELCGCEGSYDGIKAIGQCCQMLEEMILRDHRMDAGWLAALSYCGNLKTLKLQSCRSIDSSPGPDEHLGLCRTLEGLHLQRCQMRPRDQHGVRALFLVCREVREIVLQDCWGLENDVFGFAGICRGVKVLSLEGCSLLTVEGLELVILSWKELQRLRVISCNKIKDSEVTPDLAALFSVLKELKWRPDSRSLLQSSLAETGLGKKGGRFFRTFKV